One Mycolicibacterium parafortuitum DNA segment encodes these proteins:
- a CDS encoding flavodoxin family protein has product MSATLLIVHHTPSPHCHEMFEAVLSGATDPEIEGVDVVRRPALTVSAAEMLDADGYLLGTPANLGYISGAMKHAFDCAYYQLLDATKGRPFGMYLHGNEGTEGAERALAGITGGLGWERAAETVIVAGKPTKDDLEACWNLGATVAAQLMG; this is encoded by the coding sequence ATGAGCGCGACGCTGCTGATCGTCCATCACACGCCCTCGCCGCACTGCCACGAGATGTTCGAGGCGGTGCTCTCCGGGGCGACGGACCCGGAGATCGAGGGCGTCGACGTCGTCCGCCGCCCGGCGCTGACCGTCTCGGCCGCCGAGATGCTCGACGCCGACGGATACCTGCTCGGTACCCCGGCCAACCTCGGATACATCAGCGGCGCAATGAAACACGCGTTCGACTGCGCCTACTATCAATTGCTGGACGCGACCAAAGGTCGCCCGTTCGGGATGTATCTGCACGGCAACGAGGGCACCGAGGGCGCCGAACGCGCCCTCGCGGGCATCACCGGCGGACTCGGCTGGGAGAGGGCCGCCGAAACCGTCATCGTGGCGGGCAAGCCGACCAAAGACGACCTGGAAGCCTGCTGGAACCTCGGCGCGACCGTCGCGGCGCAACTGATGGGTTAG
- a CDS encoding dienelactone hydrolase family protein, whose protein sequence is MPTITDHVTTTDGTCPVSLHTPDDGPWPGIVMYPDAGGVRPTFRAMADRLAGDGYAVLLPDVYYREGDWQPFTMATVFGDASERQRLYGMIAKVTPDRMAGDATAFFDYLASRPEVTGDAFGTTGYCMGGRTSLVVAGRVPERVAAAMSFHGGGLVADEPTSPHLLAEQIRAAVYVGAARQDKSFTTADGETLDKALTAAGVEHTIEWYPALHGFAVPDNAPYDEAAADRHWAATKSFFGAHLH, encoded by the coding sequence ATGCCGACGATCACCGATCACGTCACCACCACCGACGGGACCTGCCCCGTCAGCCTGCACACCCCCGACGACGGGCCGTGGCCCGGCATCGTGATGTATCCCGACGCCGGCGGTGTGCGCCCGACGTTCCGCGCGATGGCCGACCGGCTCGCCGGTGACGGCTATGCGGTGCTGCTGCCCGACGTGTACTACCGCGAGGGCGACTGGCAGCCGTTCACGATGGCGACCGTGTTCGGGGACGCCTCGGAGCGGCAACGGCTCTACGGGATGATCGCGAAGGTCACGCCCGACCGGATGGCGGGCGATGCGACCGCGTTCTTCGACTACCTGGCGTCGCGCCCCGAGGTCACCGGCGACGCGTTCGGGACCACGGGATACTGCATGGGCGGGCGCACGTCGCTGGTGGTGGCCGGCCGGGTGCCCGAGCGCGTCGCGGCGGCGATGTCGTTCCACGGCGGCGGACTGGTCGCCGACGAACCCACGAGCCCGCACCTGCTGGCCGAGCAGATCCGCGCGGCGGTCTACGTCGGCGCGGCCCGCCAGGACAAATCGTTCACCACAGCCGACGGTGAGACGCTCGACAAGGCACTGACCGCGGCCGGCGTCGAGCACACCATCGAGTGGTATCCCGCGCTGCACGGGTTCGCGGTGCCCGACAACGCGCCGTACGACGAGGCCGCGGCCGACCGTCACTGGGCCGCGACAAAGAGTTTCTTCGGCGCCCACCTGCACTGA
- the dapB gene encoding 4-hydroxy-tetrahydrodipicolinate reductase has translation MRVGVLGAKGKVGAAMVAGVKAAEDLTFTTGVDAGDALSDLVDSGTEVVIDFTHPDVVMDNLKFLIDNGIHAVVGTTGFTDERLEQVREWLAAKPDVSVLIAPNFAIGAVLSMHFAQQAAKYFESVEVIELHHPHKADAPSGTAARTARLIAEARKGMPPNPDATSTGLDGARGADVDGIPVHSVRLAGLVAHQEVLFGTTGETLTIRHDSFDRTSFVPGVLLAVRKIREFPGLTIGIEPLLDLA, from the coding sequence ATGCGAGTCGGAGTGCTGGGCGCCAAAGGCAAAGTGGGCGCGGCGATGGTGGCGGGCGTCAAAGCCGCCGAGGACCTCACCTTCACCACCGGGGTGGATGCCGGTGACGCGCTGTCGGATCTCGTCGACAGCGGCACCGAGGTCGTCATCGACTTCACCCACCCGGACGTCGTCATGGACAACCTGAAGTTCCTGATCGACAACGGCATTCACGCCGTCGTCGGCACCACCGGCTTCACCGACGAACGCCTCGAGCAGGTCCGGGAATGGCTTGCGGCCAAGCCGGACGTCTCGGTGCTGATCGCACCGAACTTCGCCATCGGCGCGGTGCTGTCCATGCATTTCGCGCAGCAGGCCGCCAAGTACTTCGAGTCCGTCGAGGTCATCGAACTGCATCACCCGCACAAGGCCGACGCCCCGTCCGGCACGGCCGCGCGCACCGCGCGTCTGATCGCCGAGGCGCGAAAAGGTATGCCGCCCAATCCCGATGCCACCAGCACCGGGCTCGACGGCGCCCGCGGCGCAGACGTCGACGGCATTCCCGTGCACTCGGTCCGGCTGGCCGGCCTCGTCGCCCACCAGGAAGTGCTGTTCGGCACCACGGGGGAGACGCTGACCATCCGCCACGACAGCTTCGACCGCACGTCCTTCGTCCCCGGCGTCCTGCTCGCCGTGCGCAAGATCCGCGAGTTCCCGGGCCTGACGATCGGCATCGAACCGCTGCTCGACCTGGCATGA
- a CDS encoding thymidylate synthase → MPIATPYEDLLRLVLDTGVPKSDRTGTGTRSLFGHQMRYDLNAGFPLITTKKVHTKSIVYELLWFLRGDSNVRWLQEHGVTIWDEWASPTGDLGPVYGVQWRSWPTPSGDHIDQISAALELLKRDPDSRRNIVSAWNVGEIPQMALPPCHAFFQFYVADGRLSCQLYQRSADLFLGVPFNIASYALLTHMMAAQAGLGVGEFIWTGGDCHIYDNHVEQVTEQLSRDPRPYPELVLAQRDSIFDYTYEDIVINNYDPHPAIKAPVAV, encoded by the coding sequence GTGCCGATCGCCACCCCGTACGAGGATCTGTTGCGCCTGGTGCTCGACACCGGCGTCCCGAAATCCGACCGCACCGGAACCGGCACCCGCAGCCTGTTCGGGCACCAGATGCGCTACGACCTGAACGCGGGCTTCCCGCTGATCACCACCAAGAAGGTGCACACCAAGTCGATCGTCTACGAGCTGCTGTGGTTCCTGCGCGGCGACTCCAATGTGCGCTGGCTGCAGGAGCACGGTGTCACCATCTGGGATGAATGGGCTTCTCCGACAGGCGATCTCGGACCGGTATACGGGGTTCAGTGGCGCTCGTGGCCGACCCCGTCGGGTGACCACATCGATCAGATCAGTGCCGCGCTGGAGCTGCTCAAACGTGATCCGGACTCGCGGCGCAACATCGTCTCGGCCTGGAATGTCGGCGAGATCCCGCAGATGGCGCTGCCACCGTGCCACGCGTTCTTCCAGTTCTATGTCGCCGATGGACGGCTGAGCTGCCAGCTCTACCAGCGCAGCGCGGACCTGTTCCTCGGGGTCCCGTTCAACATCGCCAGCTATGCGCTGCTGACCCACATGATGGCCGCGCAGGCCGGCCTGGGGGTCGGGGAGTTCATCTGGACCGGCGGGGACTGCCACATCTACGACAACCACGTCGAGCAGGTCACCGAGCAGCTGTCCCGCGATCCCCGTCCATATCCGGAACTCGTTTTGGCGCAGCGAGATTCGATCTTCGACTACACCTACGAGGACATCGTCATCAACAACTATGACCCGCACCCGGCCATCAAGGCCCCGGTGGCAGTGTGA
- a CDS encoding Lrp/AsnC family transcriptional regulator yields the protein MAPKDVRPVPIDDVDRRILTALHADARIANNALAELVGIAPSTCHGRVRRLQELGVIRGFYTDIDPAAIGLNLQAMISVSLQASSRGKIRNFIQTIRRKPQVMDVYFLAGADDFILHVAARDTDDLRAFVVENLNADADVAGTQTSLIFEHLRGASPL from the coding sequence GTGGCGCCGAAGGATGTTCGGCCGGTTCCGATCGATGACGTCGACCGGCGCATCCTGACGGCGCTGCACGCCGACGCCCGGATCGCCAACAACGCGTTGGCCGAGCTGGTCGGCATCGCGCCGTCGACATGTCACGGCCGGGTGCGCCGCCTGCAGGAGCTCGGGGTGATCCGTGGCTTCTATACCGACATCGATCCGGCGGCGATCGGGTTGAACCTGCAGGCGATGATCTCGGTCAGCCTTCAGGCCAGCTCGCGGGGCAAGATCCGCAACTTCATCCAGACCATCCGGCGCAAGCCGCAGGTGATGGACGTGTACTTCCTGGCCGGCGCCGACGACTTCATCCTGCACGTCGCGGCGCGCGACACCGACGACCTGCGGGCATTCGTCGTGGAGAACCTGAACGCCGACGCCGACGTCGCGGGGACGCAGACGTCGCTGATCTTCGAGCATCTGCGCGGCGCGTCGCCGCTGTAG
- the ald gene encoding alanine dehydrogenase gives MRVGIPTEIKNNEYRVAVTPSGVAELVHRGHEVLVQAGAGDGSAISDADFKRAGAQMISTADEVWAEADLLLKVKEPIEAEYAKMRKGQTLFTYLHLAASKPCTDALMASGTTSIAYETVQTADGALPLLAPMSEVAGRLSAQVGAYHLMRSHGGRGVLMGGVPGVAPAEVVVIGGGVAGYNAARIAKGMGAHVNVFDVNINTLRKIDNEFNGSIETRYSSSLDLEDAVKGADLVIGAVLVPGAKAPKLVTNSTVAAMKSGAVLVDIAIDQGGCFEDSRPTTHDDPTFAVHDTVFYCVANMPGAVPRTSTYALTNATLPYVIKLANQGWQDACRADAALAKGLSTHDGALLSEQVASDLDLPYTDPASLLA, from the coding sequence ATGCGTGTCGGCATCCCGACCGAGATCAAGAACAACGAATACCGCGTCGCCGTCACCCCGTCGGGCGTCGCCGAGCTGGTCCACCGCGGCCACGAGGTGCTGGTCCAGGCCGGAGCCGGCGACGGATCGGCGATCTCCGACGCCGACTTCAAGCGCGCCGGCGCGCAGATGATCAGCACCGCCGACGAGGTGTGGGCCGAGGCCGACCTGCTGCTGAAGGTCAAGGAGCCCATCGAGGCCGAATACGCGAAGATGCGCAAGGGCCAGACCCTGTTCACCTATCTCCACCTCGCCGCATCCAAGCCGTGCACCGATGCGCTGATGGCCTCCGGCACCACGTCGATCGCCTACGAGACCGTGCAGACCGCCGACGGCGCGCTGCCCCTCCTGGCCCCGATGAGCGAGGTGGCCGGCCGGCTGTCGGCCCAGGTCGGCGCCTACCACCTGATGCGCAGCCACGGCGGACGCGGCGTGCTGATGGGCGGTGTCCCCGGCGTCGCCCCGGCCGAGGTCGTCGTCATCGGCGGCGGCGTGGCCGGCTACAACGCCGCCCGCATCGCCAAGGGCATGGGTGCCCACGTCAACGTCTTCGACGTCAACATCAACACCCTGCGCAAGATCGACAACGAGTTCAACGGCAGCATCGAGACCCGCTACTCGTCCTCGCTCGACCTGGAGGATGCCGTCAAGGGCGCCGACCTCGTCATCGGAGCGGTGCTCGTGCCCGGCGCGAAGGCCCCCAAACTGGTCACCAATTCGACTGTCGCCGCGATGAAGTCGGGTGCTGTGCTGGTCGACATCGCGATCGACCAGGGCGGCTGCTTCGAGGACTCGCGTCCCACCACGCACGACGATCCGACGTTCGCGGTGCACGACACGGTGTTCTACTGCGTCGCCAACATGCCCGGCGCCGTGCCGCGCACGTCGACCTACGCGCTGACCAACGCGACGCTGCCCTACGTGATCAAGCTCGCGAACCAGGGCTGGCAGGACGCGTGCCGCGCGGACGCGGCTCTGGCGAAGGGTCTGTCGACGCACGACGGTGCGCTGCTCTCCGAGCAGGTGGCCTCCGATCTCGACCTGCCCTACACCGATCCCGCGAGCCTGCTGGCCTGA
- a CDS encoding YchJ family protein yields MRADEPCPCGSGEVYGSCCRPLHVGDRQAETAEELMRSRYSAYVVGDSEYVWRTWHPRTRPDEVSDLTVTWSRLEILDRVGGGPGDDTGEVEFRAYHRAGALHERSRFARRAGRWFYVDGDLFD; encoded by the coding sequence GTGCGCGCTGACGAACCGTGCCCGTGCGGCAGCGGCGAGGTGTACGGATCCTGCTGCCGGCCGTTGCACGTCGGCGACCGGCAGGCCGAGACGGCCGAAGAACTGATGCGGTCGCGCTACAGCGCGTACGTGGTTGGTGACTCCGAATATGTATGGCGCACATGGCACCCCCGTACCCGTCCGGACGAGGTCTCGGACCTGACGGTCACCTGGTCGCGGCTGGAGATCCTCGACCGGGTCGGCGGCGGGCCGGGGGACGACACCGGTGAGGTCGAGTTCCGCGCGTACCACCGCGCCGGAGCGCTGCACGAGCGGTCACGCTTCGCGCGGCGCGCCGGGCGGTGGTTCTACGTCGACGGCGATCTCTTCGACTGA